A genomic window from Peromyscus maniculatus bairdii isolate BWxNUB_F1_BW_parent chromosome 1, HU_Pman_BW_mat_3.1, whole genome shotgun sequence includes:
- the LOC102908459 gene encoding olfactomedin-4 translates to MQPEPVLLASFLLLLPLVLPGQPQLVRSTLNSVDESGTLQCVVHLPNNSIFLQQLEQLQSTLQDLIGKYEQQLSRAKEYAYTTEDQDSQTLELSHMLESNNPGVTMSQYDNPSFNLLRLELEGAQELAAQLQAKAGVSGATELLQQLQNQVTNASLTLKLLADSDYQSFRTLQEEVDILEGRLSECEREKEQEQSSSYSGPPLAPGSCTHGGLQKVSRPLVLKLNWRGLSYKAGAWGRDSAPNPTSSLYWVSPLRADGRYFDYYRLHRSYDDLLLLKHYEQWKMGYGDGSGNTVYKNFMYFNYYGTRDMAKVDLSSNTLVLRRPLPGATYNNRFSYASVPWTTFDFAGDEKGLWVLYATEESKGNLVISRLNDSTLEVEQTWYTSQYKPALSGAFMACGVLYALRSLSTRQEEIFYAYDTTTSQEHHLSILLDKMLETLHGINYCPWDHKLYVYNDGFLINYDLTFLTLKEKLPSSPIRRPPGASAPSKPIKFNQPSGPGDSD, encoded by the exons ATGCAGCCTGAGCCAGTTCTTTTGGCCTCCTTTCTACTGCTGCTGCCCCTGGTGCttccaggacagcctcag CTGGTGAGAAGTACACTGAACTCCGTGGATGAGAGTGGCACTTTGCAGTGTGTGGTTCATCTGCCCAACAACTCTATCTTCCTGCAGCAGCTGGAGCAGCTACAGAGCACATTACAGGATCTCATTGGCAAGTATGAACAGCAGCTGTCCAGG GCCAAAGAGTATGCTTATACCACTGAAGATCAAGACAGCCAGACTCTAGAACTGAGTCACATGCTAGAGTCCAACAATCCCGGTGTCACTATGTCCCAGTATGACAACCCATCCTTCAACCTGCTACGTCTGGAGCTGGAAGGAGCACAAGAGTTGGCAGCCCAGCTTCAGGCCAAGGCAGGTGTCAGTGGGGCCACAGAGCTCCTCCAACAGCTCCAGAACCAG GTCACTAATGCCAGTCTGACCCTGAAGCTTCTGGCTGATTCTGACTACCAAAGCTTCCGTACTCTCCAAGAGGAGGTAGACATCCTTGAGGGCCGACTAAGTGAGTGCgagagggagaaggaacaggAACAGTCTTCCAGCTACTCTGGTCCACCTCTGGCACCCG GTTCCTGCACTCATGGAGGCCTACAGAAAGTGAGCAGGCCCCTTGTACTGAAGCTCAACTGGAGGGGTTTATCATACAAGGCAGGTGCCTGGGGCCGAGACTCAGCACCAAATCCAACTTCTTCCCTTTACTGGGTGTCTCCTCTGCGTGCTGATGGCAG GTACTTTGACTACTACAGGCTGCACAGGTCCTATGATGACCTGTTGCTGCTGAAGCACTACGAGCAGTGGAAGATGGGCTATGGTGACGGCAGCGGCAATACCGTGTACAAGAACTTCATGTACTTTAACTACTATGGCACAAGAGACATGGCCAAGGTGGACCTTTCTTCCAACACCCTAGTGCTTCGACGTCCATTGCCTGGTGCCACCTACAACAACCGCTTCTCGTATGCTAGTGTGCCTTGGACTACCTTCGATTTTGCTGGTGACGAGAAGGGGCTGTGGGTGCTCTATGCCACAGAGGAGAGCAAGGGTAACCTGGTAATAAGTCGTCTCAATGACAGTACCCTAGAAGTTGAGCAAACCTGGTATACCAGCCAGTATAAGCCTGCTCTTTCAGGGGCCTTCATGGCCTGTGGGGTGCTCTACGCTTTGCGCTCACTAAGCACTCGTCAAGAGGAGATCTTTTATGCTTATGACACGACCACTAGTCAGGAACACCACCTCAGCATCCTGTTGGACAAGATGCTGGAAACACTGCATGGCATCAATTACTGCCCTTGGGACCACAAGCTCTATGTTTACAATGATGGATTCTTAATAAATTATGATCTCACCTTCCTGACACTAAAGGAAAAGCTGCCAAGCTCTCCCATTAGAAGGCCTCCTGGGGCTTCAGCTCCATCCAAACCTATCAAGTTCAACCAACCCTCCGGGCCAGGAGACTCTGACTGA
- the LOC102904553 gene encoding olfactory receptor 52D1-like — protein MELDPALLNFNQTLSGPGPFVLLGVPGLERLHAWLSVPVCLLYLASLVGNTLLLGLVAVDKTLRAPMYQLLGLLAAADLILATSTVPKALAVLWGLSDEISFGGCLAQLFVAHVAFIAESSVLLAMAVDRYVAICQPLRYGALLSQRVVGIVAVAAVTRGACVMVPPVVLLQRLPYCGHRALPHTYCEHMGVARLACGDTRPNIWYGLATTLLSPALDLGLIGASYALILHAVCRMPSPGARHKTLGTCGSHAGVIILFYTPALFSFLAHRFGHHTVPGHIHILLANLYVVVPPALNPVVYGVRTKQITQRLRHLLQRVRKVGTDSRTTPHALSV, from the coding sequence ATGGAGCTGGATCCTGCGCTGCTCAACTTCAATCAGACACTTTCTGGGCCTGGGCCCTTTGTCCTGCTGGGTGTGCCAGGACTGGAGCGCctgcatgcctggctttctgtgcCCGTGTGCCTGCTGTATCTGGCATCTTTGGTAGGGAATACACTTCTCCTGGGGCTGGTGGCAGTGGACAAAACCCTCCGGGCTCCCATGTACCAGCTTCTGGGGCTTCTGGCAGCTGCTGACTTGATTCTGGCCACATCCACGGTGCCTAAAGCTCTAGCTGTGCTCTGGGGCTTGTCAGATGAAATCTCCTTTGGGGGCTGCTTAGCTCAGCTCTTTGTTGCTCATGTGGCCTTCATTGCTGAGTCCTCAGTGCTGCTGGCCATGGCAGtggaccgctatgtggccatctgccagCCTCTACGCTATGGGGCTTTGCTGAGCCAGCGTGTGGTGGGTATAGTGGCTGTAGCAGCTGTGACTCGTGGTGCCTGTGTCATGGTGCCCCCTGTGGTCCTTCTTCAGAGACTCCCTTACTGTGGGCATCGGGCCTTGCCTCACACATACTGCGAGCATATGGGTGTGGCTCGTCTAGCATGTGGTGACACACGTCCCAACATCTGGTATGGACTGGCTACCACActgctctctccagccctggacctAGGGCTCATAGGTGCTTCCTATGCCCTCATACTCCATGCTGTCTGTCGCATGCCATCTCCTGGTGCCCGCCACAAGACCTTGGGTACATGTGGGTCCCATGCTGGTGTCATTATTCTCTTCTATACACctgctctcttttccttcctggcTCACCGATTTGGCCACCACACAGTTCCTGGCCACATCCATATTTTATTGGCGAATCTCTATGTGGTAGTTCCTCCAGCACTTAATCCTGTGGTCTATGGAGTGCGCACAAAGCagatcactcagaggcttaggCATTTGCTTCAAAGAGTTAGAAAGGTGGGCACTGACAGTCGAACCACCCCACACGCTCTATCTGTGTGA